Proteins from a single region of Psychrobacter cryohalolentis K5:
- the bioA gene encoding adenosylmethionine--8-amino-7-oxononanoate transaminase — protein MTTVSTNDFDQQHLWHPYASLPPTYPNIVIDRAEGIYIVTEDGTRLIDGMSSWWASVHGYNHPKLNAAMIEQLGKMAHVMFGGLTHQPAIDLGKKLLSIVPAGLDAIFYADSGSIAVEVALKMALQYQIAAKRPSKCQFASTHSGYYGDTWHAMSVCDPINGMHSLYGKQLPMQHFVAAPPMGFERDLTQSEREALTEFFVKNSDKLAGFIIEPIIQGAGGMRFYSPQYLQLLRKLCDEYDVLLIADEIATGFGRSGKLFACEHAAISPDIMTIGKALTGGYMTFAATLSTREIADTISQSDYPALMHGPTFMGNPLACAVACASIDLIVSYDIEARTENMQAIMNEQLAPAVSLEGVKEVRCLGAVAVIELNEAVDMPIFQTLLINNGIWVRPFGKLVYIMPPYVITDDELTTLCQALLKVVSSYLTRKD, from the coding sequence ATGACAACTGTATCAACCAACGATTTTGACCAGCAGCACCTTTGGCACCCGTATGCCAGCCTACCACCGACTTATCCCAATATCGTGATTGACCGTGCCGAAGGTATTTATATCGTTACTGAAGATGGTACGCGCCTGATTGATGGTATGTCGTCATGGTGGGCAAGCGTGCACGGTTATAATCATCCTAAGTTAAATGCGGCGATGATTGAACAATTGGGCAAAATGGCGCACGTCATGTTTGGTGGTTTAACCCATCAGCCAGCGATAGACTTGGGCAAAAAACTACTCTCAATCGTGCCCGCTGGACTAGACGCAATATTTTATGCTGATAGTGGCAGCATTGCCGTAGAAGTCGCATTAAAAATGGCGCTGCAATATCAGATTGCCGCCAAGCGTCCTAGTAAATGTCAATTTGCCTCGACTCATTCTGGCTATTATGGCGATACGTGGCATGCGATGAGTGTCTGCGATCCTATTAACGGCATGCATAGCCTTTATGGCAAGCAGTTGCCGATGCAGCATTTTGTCGCAGCACCACCAATGGGATTTGAGCGTGATTTAACCCAAAGTGAGCGTGAGGCATTAACTGAGTTTTTTGTCAAAAATAGCGATAAGCTTGCTGGATTTATCATCGAGCCGATTATTCAAGGCGCAGGCGGCATGCGCTTTTATAGTCCTCAGTATTTGCAACTGTTACGTAAGCTGTGTGATGAATATGATGTGCTGTTGATTGCCGATGAAATTGCCACCGGTTTTGGGCGTAGTGGCAAGTTATTTGCTTGTGAGCATGCCGCTATTAGCCCTGATATTATGACAATTGGTAAGGCACTGACTGGCGGTTATATGACTTTTGCCGCGACCCTGTCTACACGAGAAATAGCTGACACCATTAGCCAAAGTGATTACCCGGCACTGATGCACGGTCCCACCTTTATGGGTAATCCGCTGGCATGTGCCGTTGCTTGTGCCTCAATTGACTTAATAGTGTCCTATGATATTGAAGCGCGTACCGAAAATATGCAAGCCATTATGAATGAGCAACTTGCGCCAGCTGTGAGTTTAGAAGGTGTTAAGGAAGTGCGTTGTTTAGGCGCAGTTGCCGTCATTGAGCTAAATGAAGCGGTTGATATGCCTATCTTTCAAACGTTGCTCATTAATAATGGCATCTGGGTCAGACCCTTTGGGAAATTAGTTTATATTATGCCGCCCTATGTGATTACCGATGATGAACTTACCACTCTTTGCCAAGCGTTATTAAAAGTGGTCAGTAGTTATTTAACGCGAAAGGATTAA
- the rnc gene encoding ribonuclease III, whose protein sequence is MKPTSQYPQAVPNPPKNSLSDDTLIISSEFIQRLAVLTRKLGYVFNDLSLPKLALTHRSFDSKKNYERLEFLGDALLGMIVGEALYHRYPTQNEGRLTRMRATLVRQESLVIIAQNLELSNQLILGVGERKGGGRNRASILADAVESLIGAIYLDSQDMNITRECVLSWYGDLIDNVNDQKALKDAKSRLQEWLQSKQFDLPHYELMETRGNAPHQIFVVRCQVNILNCPDITESGESRRIAEQKAAELMINQLHKLPSVPKKRS, encoded by the coding sequence ATGAAACCAACTTCGCAGTATCCTCAGGCGGTTCCTAATCCACCAAAAAATAGCCTGTCTGATGACACGCTTATTATTAGCTCAGAATTTATTCAACGCTTAGCAGTATTAACGCGCAAGTTGGGTTATGTGTTTAATGATTTAAGTCTACCTAAGCTGGCACTCACGCATCGCTCGTTTGATAGTAAAAAGAACTATGAACGCTTAGAGTTTTTGGGTGATGCATTGCTAGGTATGATAGTCGGTGAAGCGCTATATCATCGTTATCCAACCCAAAATGAAGGTCGTCTGACCCGTATGCGAGCGACGCTCGTGAGGCAAGAATCCTTGGTCATTATCGCTCAAAATCTAGAGCTGTCTAATCAGCTAATATTGGGTGTGGGTGAGCGTAAAGGTGGCGGACGCAATCGTGCTTCTATATTGGCGGACGCCGTCGAATCCTTGATTGGTGCTATTTATCTAGACAGTCAAGATATGAATATCACACGAGAATGTGTATTGTCTTGGTATGGTGATTTAATTGATAATGTCAATGATCAAAAAGCCCTAAAAGATGCCAAGAGCCGTTTACAAGAATGGCTGCAGTCGAAGCAATTTGACTTACCACATTATGAGTTGATGGAAACACGCGGTAATGCCCCGCATCAAATATTTGTGGTACGCTGTCAGGTAAACATTCTTAACTGTCCTGATATTACCGAATCTGGTGAAAGCCGCCGTATTGCTGAGCAAAAAGCAGCAGAATTGATGATTAACCAACTTCATAAGCTACCAAGTGTGCCCAAAAAACGCAGCTAA
- the rarD gene encoding EamA family transporter RarD, giving the protein MSTSILTNTVASTLSRFPMPAMWTKGSVQQRTLMMGVALAVLSNVLFGVLYAYSSFLAPLSGTQVFIWRMLAMWAALVGYLLISGRLGFHIDKLKALGSVKQWAWLLLPTPIFLSQFWLFMWAPVNGQGVQTAMGYFLFPLMMVVFGCVLFGEKLSRLQWLAVAFAAVGVGSEIVRTQSVSWATLWVCGTYPVYYILRRLQGIGAVTGLLIDLTIFAPFALAYLFFIAPSSLSLVSGSGFFIAMLVGLGVMSVLAMKTNVDASQMLPMNVYGMMSYLEPALLFILAITVLGNPFESAMIYSYGLIWVGIACLIVHGVRQLRRAHQQSQTTEIAPVI; this is encoded by the coding sequence ATGTCTACTTCAATCCTAACCAATACTGTAGCATCGACTTTGTCGCGTTTCCCGATGCCAGCAATGTGGACCAAAGGCAGCGTGCAGCAGCGCACTTTAATGATGGGTGTAGCACTAGCAGTCCTATCCAACGTATTGTTTGGCGTGCTATATGCTTATAGCAGTTTTTTAGCACCGTTATCAGGGACACAAGTATTTATCTGGCGGATGCTGGCAATGTGGGCGGCATTGGTGGGATATTTGCTGATCAGTGGGCGCTTAGGTTTTCACATCGATAAACTCAAAGCATTAGGCTCTGTTAAACAATGGGCATGGTTGCTATTGCCCACACCAATATTCTTAAGCCAGTTTTGGTTATTTATGTGGGCGCCAGTCAATGGGCAGGGCGTACAGACCGCGATGGGTTATTTTTTATTTCCGCTCATGATGGTGGTGTTTGGATGCGTATTGTTCGGTGAAAAGTTAAGCCGTTTGCAATGGTTGGCGGTTGCTTTTGCCGCAGTTGGAGTCGGCAGTGAGATTGTACGTACGCAAAGCGTCTCGTGGGCAACACTATGGGTCTGCGGTACTTATCCTGTTTATTATATTTTGCGCCGTTTGCAAGGTATTGGCGCAGTTACTGGGTTATTGATTGATTTAACCATATTCGCACCATTTGCTTTGGCGTACTTATTTTTTATTGCCCCAAGTAGTTTAAGCTTAGTCAGCGGCTCTGGGTTCTTTATTGCGATGCTGGTAGGACTCGGCGTTATGAGCGTGCTGGCCATGAAAACCAACGTCGATGCTAGTCAAATGCTGCCAATGAACGTTTATGGTATGATGAGTTATTTGGAGCCCGCATTACTATTTATCTTAGCAATAACCGTTTTGGGCAATCCTTTTGAATCGGCGATGATTTATAGCTATGGTCTTATTTGGGTCGGGATAGCTTGTCTGATTGTGCATGGTGTACGTCAATTACGCCGCGCCCATCAACAATCGCAAACGACAGAAATTGCACCAGTTATTTGA
- the coaD gene encoding pantetheine-phosphate adenylyltransferase gives MSSSATSSKLHTKILYPGTFDPITNGHVDLVTRATKLFDEVVIAVASGHHKKPLFNFEERVALVETVFVDLPQVSVIGFEGLLVDFMREKNATAVLRGLRAMSDFEYEFQLANMNRELDENFEAVFLTPSQNYSFISSTMIREIAKLGGDVTKFVPPCVSAAFIQKLGNK, from the coding sequence ATGAGCTCTTCTGCTACTTCTTCAAAATTGCATACCAAGATTCTATACCCTGGCACCTTTGACCCCATTACCAATGGTCATGTGGACTTAGTGACGCGCGCGACCAAATTATTTGACGAGGTGGTGATTGCAGTGGCATCTGGTCACCATAAAAAGCCGTTATTTAACTTTGAAGAGCGTGTGGCTTTGGTCGAGACCGTATTTGTTGATTTGCCGCAGGTATCCGTTATAGGCTTTGAGGGCTTGCTAGTCGATTTTATGCGTGAAAAAAATGCCACTGCTGTCTTGCGTGGTTTGCGTGCGATGTCAGATTTTGAATATGAGTTTCAACTCGCCAATATGAACCGCGAGCTTGATGAAAATTTTGAAGCCGTATTTTTGACGCCTTCGCAGAATTACTCATTCATCTCGTCGACCATGATTCGCGAAATTGCTAAGCTCGGCGGTGACGTGACAAAATTTGTGCCGCCTTGTGTCTCTGCAGCTTTTATTCAAAAGCTCGGTAATAAATAG
- a CDS encoding YfhL family 4Fe-4S dicluster ferredoxin: MALLITDECINCDVCEPACPNEAISEGDDIYVIDPDLCTECVGHFDEPQCVVICPVDCIPHDPNHIETESDLMSKYKRITGQ, encoded by the coding sequence ATGGCGTTGTTAATTACGGATGAATGCATCAACTGCGATGTGTGTGAGCCTGCCTGCCCAAACGAAGCCATCTCAGAGGGCGATGATATCTATGTCATCGATCCTGACTTGTGTACCGAATGCGTCGGTCATTTCGATGAGCCGCAATGCGTGGTTATTTGCCCTGTCGATTGTATTCCTCATGATCCCAATCATATCGAAACCGAAAGTGATTTGATGTCTAAATACAAACGCATTACTGGTCAATAA
- a CDS encoding DUF4845 domain-containing protein yields the protein MVQQLSGLSTQRGASVTSIVFIIIALGVAVKLIVAIVPAQIGDYQLTKTLSAQLQESNNKKETAKQFVERVDKQLSINADYDTKAEDVFTFKDKKTGQLAIYKKYEKTNTLFGNIDIVNRFEGDIDPTIAE from the coding sequence ATGGTGCAACAGTTATCTGGCTTATCTACACAGCGCGGTGCTAGTGTCACGAGTATCGTTTTTATTATCATCGCTTTGGGTGTTGCTGTTAAATTGATTGTTGCCATTGTGCCAGCACAAATTGGCGATTATCAACTGACTAAAACCTTGAGTGCGCAGCTTCAAGAGTCTAATAACAAGAAAGAGACTGCCAAGCAGTTCGTCGAGCGTGTTGATAAGCAGTTGTCTATCAATGCTGATTACGATACCAAAGCAGAGGATGTATTTACCTTTAAAGATAAAAAAACAGGTCAGTTGGCTATCTATAAAAAATATGAAAAAACCAATACGCTCTTTGGAAATATTGATATTGTGAATCGCTTCGAAGGCGATATCGATCCTACAATAGCAGAGTAA
- the era gene encoding GTPase Era has protein sequence MSEVEINETENNAVDNDSAIEDFFSPNNGALAAEGFKTGYVAIVGRPNVGKSTLMNHLLGQKLSITSRKPQTTRHRIHGILSNDEMQAVFVDTPGIHRNEVRAINERMNKAAVSALVDVDLVLFVVDSDQWRDDDLLVLQKLGDTNLNVVLVINKADTLKDKGSVLPLMETFNDSFDFADIVPVSALKNQNLDRLQEVIASHLPVAAPIYDTEQITDRSERFLASEIIREKIMRSAGDEVPYDLTVQIDGFKDEAAHTDPKTGRPRKACTFIDATIYVERSGQKAIVIGDKGQRIKQVGMDARKDMEQLFDKKIMLTLWVKVKRGWSDDERALTSLGY, from the coding sequence ATGAGTGAAGTAGAAATCAATGAAACAGAAAACAATGCAGTAGATAACGATTCAGCAATCGAAGATTTCTTTTCACCAAATAATGGCGCGCTTGCTGCTGAAGGTTTTAAAACTGGCTATGTCGCCATTGTTGGTCGTCCAAATGTCGGCAAATCAACGCTGATGAACCATTTATTGGGTCAAAAGCTGTCCATCACCTCACGTAAACCACAAACGACGCGCCATCGTATCCATGGTATTTTGTCTAATGATGAGATGCAGGCAGTATTTGTTGATACCCCCGGCATTCATCGCAACGAAGTACGTGCTATCAATGAACGCATGAATAAAGCGGCCGTCTCTGCATTGGTAGATGTAGACTTGGTATTGTTTGTCGTTGATTCTGATCAATGGCGTGACGATGATTTACTGGTTCTACAAAAGCTTGGCGATACCAATTTAAATGTGGTTTTAGTGATTAATAAAGCGGATACCTTAAAAGATAAAGGCAGCGTTTTACCGTTAATGGAAACCTTTAACGACAGTTTTGATTTTGCCGATATCGTCCCCGTTTCTGCATTAAAGAATCAAAACTTAGATCGTCTGCAAGAAGTGATCGCATCACATTTACCAGTCGCTGCGCCAATTTATGATACGGAACAAATCACCGATCGCTCAGAGCGTTTCTTAGCCAGTGAAATCATTCGTGAAAAAATCATGCGTAGTGCTGGTGATGAAGTACCGTACGATTTAACGGTACAAATTGACGGCTTTAAAGATGAAGCGGCTCATACTGACCCAAAAACTGGTCGTCCACGTAAAGCCTGTACCTTTATCGATGCCACTATTTATGTTGAACGTAGCGGGCAAAAAGCGATTGTGATTGGTGACAAAGGGCAACGTATCAAACAAGTCGGTATGGATGCTCGTAAAGATATGGAGCAGCTGTTTGATAAAAAAATCATGTTAACGCTGTGGGTAAAAGTTAAGCGCGGTTGGTCGGATGATGAAAGAGCCTTGACCAGTTTAGGCTATTAA
- the smpB gene encoding SsrA-binding protein SmpB: MSKKSKKPENQICANKKARHEYFIEETFEAGLSLQGWEVKAIRAGKMTITEAYIIFRNNEAFLFGAHIQPLLSSSTHVSPDSIRTRKLLLNRREIEKLMGAVNQKGYACVPLSCYWKNSLVKCQIGLALGKKQHDKRKTLKDRDWERDKQRGFKKDLD, translated from the coding sequence ATGTCAAAAAAATCAAAAAAACCGGAAAATCAAATTTGTGCCAATAAAAAGGCTCGTCATGAGTACTTTATTGAAGAGACATTTGAGGCAGGTCTGTCGTTACAAGGTTGGGAAGTTAAAGCCATTCGCGCGGGCAAAATGACCATTACGGAAGCTTATATTATTTTTCGTAATAATGAGGCATTCCTATTTGGCGCGCATATTCAGCCGCTGCTATCCAGCTCGACGCATGTCAGCCCTGACAGTATCCGTACCCGTAAGCTGCTGCTTAATCGCCGCGAAATTGAAAAGCTAATGGGTGCAGTCAACCAAAAAGGCTATGCCTGCGTGCCATTATCCTGCTATTGGAAAAACTCGCTGGTAAAATGTCAAATTGGCTTGGCACTGGGTAAAAAACAGCATGACAAACGTAAAACGCTTAAAGACCGTGATTGGGAACGTGATAAGCAGCGTGGTTTTAAGAAGGATTTAGATTAA
- a CDS encoding DNA repair protein RecO, with translation MRNEALIGYLLHQRPYQEKRALYYLFSQQHGVIHGIGKKGAPLFMPLQLFATGKRDLKTFSQINIASFSSVHTQAVQDDNAANVDIRHQESITGQHQYAALYLNEILWRLLPTEDPMPILWQHYQNSLDALKKPLTADELRLCLRQFESYLFNELGFSLTLHQDSLENPIEPEQVYRFLPDMGLVPTLHTEDVESMVGHAVFKGNDILLMIEQGLSVSTLNAWSRLHRQLIDHMLDYQPLQSRLLWQQQQRYQL, from the coding sequence ATGCGTAACGAAGCGTTAATCGGTTATTTATTACATCAGCGCCCTTATCAAGAAAAGCGCGCCTTATATTATTTATTTTCTCAGCAGCATGGGGTGATACATGGTATTGGTAAAAAAGGCGCGCCACTATTTATGCCTTTACAACTCTTTGCTACTGGCAAACGTGATCTCAAAACATTCAGTCAAATCAATATAGCCTCTTTTAGTTCAGTTCATACACAAGCTGTCCAAGATGATAATGCCGCAAATGTAGATATACGACATCAAGAAAGCATTACAGGCCAGCATCAATATGCAGCCTTGTATTTGAACGAGATATTGTGGCGATTGTTGCCTACTGAAGATCCTATGCCCATATTATGGCAGCATTATCAAAACAGCCTAGATGCGCTCAAAAAACCCCTAACCGCTGACGAGCTACGTCTGTGCTTGCGCCAGTTTGAGAGCTATCTATTTAATGAGTTGGGATTTTCACTGACGTTACATCAAGACAGCCTTGAAAACCCTATTGAGCCTGAACAGGTTTACCGATTCTTACCCGATATGGGCTTAGTGCCGACTTTGCACACAGAGGATGTAGAAAGTATGGTTGGTCATGCGGTTTTTAAAGGGAATGATATTTTGCTCATGATAGAGCAAGGGTTGTCCGTTAGTACGCTGAACGCATGGTCGCGTTTACATCGGCAGTTGATTGATCATATGCTTGATTATCAACCGCTGCAAAGTCGTCTGCTTTGGCAGCAGCAACAGCGTTATCAACTATAA
- a CDS encoding Lrp/AsnC family transcriptional regulator, protein MNQPLDKTDKSILNLMQDDATLPLKTLAEHVNVSIATAQRRVQALIDNGVITKQVAIVDPHKVGYSLTAVVMVEMERSNNSMQHRFERLMNAQSQVMSCYEVSGDADFMLMVSAKNMKDYHQFTRNLLTYENNVRNFKSQFVMNFTKSGTKIYLD, encoded by the coding sequence ATGAATCAACCACTAGATAAGACCGACAAGTCCATTTTGAATTTGATGCAAGATGATGCGACATTGCCTTTAAAAACCCTTGCAGAACACGTCAACGTGTCTATCGCTACGGCTCAACGGCGTGTGCAAGCGCTGATAGACAATGGGGTGATTACTAAGCAAGTGGCTATAGTAGACCCTCACAAGGTTGGTTATAGCTTGACGGCGGTGGTGATGGTAGAGATGGAGCGCTCCAATAACTCTATGCAGCATCGATTTGAGCGTTTGATGAATGCCCAGTCGCAAGTGATGAGCTGCTATGAAGTATCTGGCGATGCTGACTTTATGCTCATGGTGAGTGCTAAAAATATGAAGGATTATCATCAGTTCACTCGCAATTTGCTCACTTACGAAAATAATGTACGTAATTTTAAGAGTCAATTTGTGATGAACTTTACCAAGAGTGGTACGAAGATTTATTTAGATTGA
- the lepA gene encoding translation elongation factor 4: protein MTALANIRNFSIIAHIDHGKSTLADRFIQMCGALQDREMQAQVLDSMDIERERGITIKAQSVTLYYDHPNGERYQLNFIDTPGHVDFSYEVSRSLAACEGALLVVDAAQGVEAQSVANCYTAVDQGLEVMAVLNKIDLPQVEPERVIQEIEDIIGIDAVDAPRVSAKSGLGVDKLLEALVEFIPAPTGDRDAPLQALIIDSWFDNYLGVVSLVRVRQGTIKKGDKLYIKSTKDAHLVGSIGVFTPKPLDTGILEAGEVGFIIAGIKDIAGAPVGDTITHASTPDVDRIPGFKQITPQVYAGMFPVESTDFEKFREALQKLQINDASLFFEPDTSDALGFGFRCGFLGMLHMEIIQERLEREYDLDLITTAPSVIYEIVKKDGSIIYVDNPSRLPEPNNIEEFREPIARCQILVPQDYLGNVMTLCIERRGVQVDMRFMGRQVQLIFDIPMGEVVMDFFDRLKSVSRGFASLDYNFERYQVDKLVKVDVLINGDKVDALAMIVHETQSRYRGNALVTKMKELIPRQMFDVAIQAAIGSQIIGRSTVKAMRKDVLAKCYGGDVSRKKKLLSKQKAGKKRMKQVGNVEIPQEAFLAVLQVD, encoded by the coding sequence GTGACTGCATTAGCCAATATTCGTAACTTTTCTATTATTGCCCACATTGATCATGGTAAGTCGACCCTTGCCGATCGTTTTATTCAAATGTGTGGCGCGCTGCAAGATCGCGAGATGCAGGCGCAAGTCCTCGATTCGATGGATATTGAGCGTGAGCGTGGTATCACGATCAAAGCGCAGTCGGTGACGCTGTATTATGACCATCCAAATGGTGAGCGCTATCAGCTCAACTTTATTGATACGCCTGGTCACGTGGATTTCTCTTATGAAGTTTCACGTTCCTTAGCGGCTTGTGAAGGCGCGCTATTGGTGGTTGATGCGGCACAAGGTGTTGAAGCACAGTCGGTTGCTAACTGTTATACCGCAGTAGATCAAGGTCTTGAGGTCATGGCAGTTTTAAATAAAATTGACTTGCCACAAGTTGAGCCTGAGCGCGTCATTCAAGAGATTGAAGACATCATTGGTATTGATGCCGTTGATGCGCCACGCGTGTCGGCAAAATCTGGTCTCGGCGTTGATAAACTGCTTGAGGCGTTGGTTGAATTTATTCCTGCGCCAACGGGTGATCGTGATGCACCGCTGCAAGCGTTGATTATTGACTCATGGTTTGATAATTATTTAGGCGTGGTTTCATTAGTCCGTGTACGCCAAGGTACGATAAAAAAAGGTGATAAACTTTATATTAAATCGACCAAAGATGCGCATTTAGTCGGATCAATTGGTGTCTTTACCCCGAAGCCGTTAGATACGGGTATCTTAGAAGCGGGTGAAGTGGGCTTTATTATTGCGGGTATTAAAGATATTGCAGGCGCGCCAGTTGGTGATACGATTACGCATGCCAGTACGCCTGACGTCGATCGTATTCCTGGATTTAAACAGATTACGCCGCAAGTGTATGCTGGTATGTTTCCTGTAGAATCTACCGACTTTGAAAAGTTCCGTGAAGCACTACAAAAACTGCAGATTAACGATGCATCGCTATTTTTTGAGCCGGATACCTCAGACGCGTTAGGTTTTGGTTTCCGTTGTGGCTTCCTCGGTATGCTGCATATGGAGATTATCCAAGAGCGCCTAGAACGCGAGTATGACTTGGATCTGATTACTACCGCGCCTTCAGTTATCTACGAGATTGTAAAAAAAGATGGCAGCATTATCTATGTTGATAACCCATCAAGACTGCCTGAACCGAATAATATCGAAGAATTCCGTGAGCCGATTGCTCGTTGTCAGATTTTAGTACCGCAGGATTATCTCGGTAACGTGATGACGCTTTGCATTGAGCGCCGCGGAGTGCAAGTCGATATGCGCTTTATGGGTCGTCAAGTGCAGCTCATTTTTGATATTCCGATGGGTGAAGTGGTCATGGACTTCTTTGACCGTCTAAAATCAGTGTCACGTGGTTTTGCGTCACTTGATTATAATTTTGAGCGTTATCAAGTTGATAAATTGGTTAAAGTTGATGTGCTGATTAACGGTGACAAAGTCGATGCGCTTGCTATGATTGTCCATGAAACTCAGTCGCGCTACCGTGGTAACGCACTGGTGACCAAAATGAAAGAGCTGATTCCGCGTCAAATGTTTGATGTCGCTATTCAAGCGGCAATTGGCAGCCAAATTATCGGGCGTAGTACTGTGAAAGCCATGCGTAAAGATGTCTTGGCTAAGTGTTATGGCGGTGACGTCTCGCGTAAGAAAAAGCTACTGTCTAAGCAAAAAGCCGGTAAAAAACGCATGAAGCAAGTGGGTAACGTCGAGATTCCACAAGAAGCCTTCTTAGCCGTATTGCAGGTAGATTAG
- the bioD gene encoding dethiobiotin synthase, producing MSVLFISGIDTDIGKTYATGMIAKALMQHGVNVITQKLVQTGVARDLISGKIGIADDIITHRQLMGIPLQPCDIDNTTCPYRYEKPASPHLSAALANDILNTDVITSVTKILQADYEVVLLEGAGGLLVPITEQLLTLDYIAEQGYPLILVTSGRLGSINHTLLSLEAIKSRGLDVHSVIYNHIHDNAAQTDEQIAASTIKFLQNYLAEYHPTAHWLALPVQEDNGFSHTDFILPQNFV from the coding sequence ATGAGCGTGCTCTTTATATCTGGTATCGATACCGACATTGGCAAAACTTATGCTACCGGTATGATTGCCAAAGCGCTGATGCAGCACGGTGTTAATGTTATTACTCAAAAGCTGGTGCAAACGGGCGTCGCAAGAGATTTAATTAGCGGAAAAATAGGAATTGCTGACGATATTATTACCCATCGTCAGCTGATGGGCATTCCGCTACAGCCGTGTGATATTGATAATACCACTTGCCCGTATCGTTATGAGAAACCTGCGTCACCGCATTTATCCGCCGCACTTGCTAATGATATTCTTAATACTGATGTGATTACAAGCGTTACAAAAATTCTGCAAGCGGATTATGAGGTAGTGCTTTTAGAAGGGGCAGGTGGCTTATTAGTGCCCATCACTGAGCAATTATTAACCTTAGATTATATTGCTGAGCAAGGTTATCCCCTTATTCTGGTCACATCAGGTCGGCTTGGCAGCATCAACCATACGTTGCTAAGTTTAGAAGCCATAAAATCTCGTGGTCTAGACGTTCATAGCGTTATTTATAATCATATTCACGACAATGCTGCTCAGACGGATGAACAGATAGCCGCTAGTACGATAAAATTTTTGCAAAACTACTTAGCTGAGTATCATCCAACGGCGCATTGGTTAGCCTTACCTGTACAAGAGGATAATGGGTTTAGTCATACAGATTTTATACTCCCTCAAAACTTTGTATAA
- the lepB gene encoding signal peptidase I translates to MDFDFNLILVPLTIGLGIIWLLDKLTLKQRKTRGRGKESLLVRWAYDFFPVLAVVLIVRSFLIEPFNIPSSSMVPTLYTGDFIAVNKYAYGVRLPLTYNKVIDTGTPEHGDVAVFRYPENPSIYYIKRVIGLPGDTVSYNQGTIAINDVPVATQAIDFDPNAELTSQLYSSGEVAPGQMLTEENAAVMGQQEESDAKYFKETQGKHEYVVRYLNGMNSSQYAPFLQQQSPEVVSSEGNEWRINVPEGQYFVMGDNRDRSADGRFWGFVPDDNLAGKAVYIWMHKPPGLQLPTFKRNGAID, encoded by the coding sequence ATGGATTTTGATTTCAATTTGATTTTAGTGCCATTAACCATAGGTTTGGGTATTATTTGGCTATTAGATAAGCTGACACTGAAACAGCGTAAAACACGGGGTCGCGGTAAAGAGAGCTTGCTGGTACGCTGGGCATATGATTTTTTCCCCGTGCTGGCGGTAGTATTAATTGTGCGCTCGTTTTTAATTGAGCCGTTTAATATTCCGTCGTCCTCGATGGTGCCAACGCTATATACGGGTGACTTTATTGCCGTCAATAAGTATGCTTATGGTGTTCGTTTGCCACTGACTTATAATAAAGTAATCGATACTGGCACGCCTGAACATGGCGATGTTGCCGTTTTTCGTTATCCAGAGAACCCAAGTATTTATTATATTAAGCGCGTCATTGGTCTGCCGGGTGATACGGTTAGTTATAATCAAGGCACAATTGCGATTAATGACGTGCCTGTTGCTACTCAAGCCATTGATTTTGACCCCAATGCAGAGCTGACGTCACAGTTATATTCGTCAGGGGAAGTTGCTCCGGGTCAAATGCTGACAGAAGAGAATGCTGCTGTGATGGGTCAGCAAGAAGAAAGCGACGCAAAATATTTTAAAGAAACTCAAGGTAAGCATGAGTATGTTGTTCGTTATTTGAATGGTATGAACAGCTCGCAATATGCGCCATTTTTACAGCAACAGTCACCAGAAGTGGTGAGCTCAGAAGGCAATGAATGGCGTATTAATGTGCCTGAAGGTCAATATTTTGTGATGGGCGATAACCGTGATCGCAGTGCAGATGGACGCTTTTGGGGCTTTGTACCTGATGATAATTTAGCAGGAAAAGCAGTATATATTTGGATGCATAAGCCACCAGGTCTACAGCTACCTACTTTTAAACGTAATGGTGCTATCGATTAA